The proteins below come from a single Malus sylvestris chromosome 3, drMalSylv7.2, whole genome shotgun sequence genomic window:
- the LOC126617209 gene encoding serine/threonine-protein kinase Nek2-like encodes MGSTQEDYGNTNRKSVSTKYNVVKSPRETTAKVSATPRKHITKSRISHVNSKSDSLPVSHSTARKTSQSSLPFLTSTAAVQSPYRANVGPFGIMESPDVSVNAPRLDKMAEFPLASSEDPLVPTRGISSTSARCPSTTPNSINHSITKDKCIVQVVDRTISKSRTIDGSHGTARNGSESPEQNPTTGVSSHSSSESRQQRFDTSSFQQRAEALEGLLELSARLLQQERFDELGVLLKPFGPEKVSPRETAIWLAKSFKEIALFGSDVGC; translated from the exons ATGGGAAGTACCCAGGAGGATTATGGTAACACTAACAGAAAGTCGGTGTCCACAAAGTACAATGTTGTTAAGAGTCCACGAGAAACAACAGCAAAAGTTTCTGCTACTCCCAGGAAGCACATTACAAAGTCAAGAATTTCTCACGTCAACTCAAAAAGTGATTCG CTTCCGGTGTCACATTCTACAGCCAGAAAAACTTCCCAGTCTTCTCTTCCGTTCTTGACAAGTACTGCAGCTGTGCAATCCCCATATAGAGCCAATGTTGGTCCCTTTGGGATTATGGAGTCTCCAGACGTTTCTGTCAATGCCCCGCGACTTGACAAGATGGCTGAATTCCCCTTAGCCTCTTCTGAAGATCCACTCGTTCCAACCCGTGGAATTTCATCAACATCTGCAAGATGCCCTTCTACCACGCCGAACAGCATCAACCACTCCATCACCAAGGATAAGTGCATAGTCCAGGTTGTAGACAGAACCATTTCCAAGTCCAGAACAATTGATGGCAGCCACGGAACTGCTCGAAATGGCAGTGAATCTCCTGAGCAGAACCCTACCACTGGTGTTTCGAGCCATTCATCTTCCGAGTCACGACAGCAGCGATTCGACACCTCATCATTCCAGCAACGTGCAGAGGCTTTGGAAGGGTTGCTTGAGCTCAGTGCGCGTCTCCTACAACAAGAAAGGTTTGACGAGCTCGGAGTGCTCTTGAAGCCATTCGGACCCGAGAAGGTTTCTCCGAGGGAAACAGCCATTTGGTTGGCCAAGAGCTTCAAAGAAATCGCGT tgtttgggagtgatgTTGGGTGCtaa